Proteins co-encoded in one Cyanobacterium stanieri LEGE 03274 genomic window:
- the apcA gene encoding allophycocyanin subunit alpha: MSIVTKSIVNADAEARYLSPGELDRIKSFVSSGESRLRIAQTLTDSRERIIKEAGDRLFQKRPDVVSPGGNAYGEEMTATCLRDMDYYLRLITYGVVAGDVTPIEEIGLVGVKEMYKSLGTDIGAVAQSVREMKEVATSLMSAEDTSEAASYFDYVVGALQ, encoded by the coding sequence ATGAGTATCGTCACGAAATCTATCGTGAATGCTGACGCAGAAGCACGTTATTTAAGCCCCGGTGAACTAGACAGAATCAAATCCTTCGTTTCCTCTGGTGAAAGCCGTTTAAGAATCGCTCAAACCTTAACCGATTCTCGTGAGCGCATCATCAAAGAAGCAGGCGATCGCCTCTTCCAAAAACGCCCCGACGTAGTTTCTCCTGGTGGAAACGCTTACGGCGAAGAAATGACCGCTACCTGTTTACGTGACATGGACTACTATTTACGTCTAATCACCTACGGAGTAGTAGCAGGTGACGTTACCCCCATCGAAGAAATTGGCTTAGTTGGCGTAAAAGAAATGTACAAATCTTTAGGTACTGACATTGGCGCAGTAGCTCAAAGTGTACGTGAAATGAAAGAAGTAGCTACCTCCTTAATGTCTGCAGAAGACACTTCAGAAGCAGCTTCCTACTTCGACTATGTAGTCGGAGCATTACAATAG
- a CDS encoding HEAT repeat domain-containing protein, whose protein sequence is MNDSSLSNTAIDFDNLDPLDAIEDKEPEKPDPDVMLGLLSSDSLQEQMEGVRAFCEISDSRAIPLLIECLSHNCPLIRVSAAYALGRNIDSTTVQPLIFALQNDWNGYVRKGVVWALGNSGDRTSFEPLLHALKHDIAAVRLWSASSIANIAKLNYEDTITAIPSLITTLRQDAIAAVRSNCAWTLGKLCQELPFNVVYNTAIDALIEALVEDEDLGVKEDTKSALLKLGDPRGLQMIEELEFEGLI, encoded by the coding sequence ATGAATGACTCTAGCTTAAGTAACACTGCCATAGATTTTGATAATCTCGATCCCTTAGATGCCATTGAGGATAAAGAACCCGAAAAGCCAGATCCTGATGTAATGCTAGGTTTACTTTCTAGCGACAGCTTACAAGAACAAATGGAGGGGGTAAGGGCTTTTTGCGAAATTTCTGATTCTAGGGCAATTCCCTTACTAATTGAATGTTTGAGTCATAATTGTCCTTTGATAAGGGTTAGTGCCGCCTACGCCTTAGGGAGAAACATAGATTCAACCACGGTGCAACCCCTAATTTTTGCCCTTCAAAACGACTGGAATGGTTATGTAAGAAAAGGGGTAGTATGGGCTTTGGGAAATAGTGGCGATCGCACCTCATTTGAACCATTACTCCACGCCTTGAAACATGATATAGCGGCCGTACGTCTTTGGTCAGCTAGTAGCATTGCCAACATTGCCAAATTAAACTACGAAGACACCATTACCGCCATTCCCTCCCTCATTACCACCTTAAGGCAAGATGCGATCGCCGCGGTACGCAGTAACTGTGCTTGGACATTGGGCAAACTATGCCAAGAACTACCCTTCAACGTAGTCTATAACACCGCCATTGATGCCCTCATCGAAGCCCTAGTGGAAGACGAAGACTTAGGGGTAAAAGAAGATACCAAAAGCGCCCTATTAAAACTAGGCGATCCCAGAGGCTTACAAATGATCGAAGAACTAGAATTTGAAGGACTAATTTAA
- the folK gene encoding 2-amino-4-hydroxy-6-hydroxymethyldihydropteridine diphosphokinase has translation MSIATEVKHCTRKYKSAIALGSNLGKSKDTLQKAVDFIQSAPQIDLIRCSSWYRTKPIGPSQPDYINGCVTINTFFTPSQLLSFLGEIELQFGRERKEKWGARTLDLDIILYDNLIIDLPNLKIPHILMRERAFVLIPLAEIASNWLDPVTMLTVEDLKNNLNYNKDDIIKISSC, from the coding sequence GTGTCTATTGCTACTGAAGTTAAACATTGTACCAGAAAGTATAAATCTGCCATTGCTTTGGGCAGTAATTTGGGAAAAAGTAAAGATACTTTACAAAAAGCGGTGGATTTTATCCAATCAGCACCCCAAATAGATTTAATTCGATGTTCTAGTTGGTATCGCACAAAACCCATTGGCCCGTCTCAACCTGATTATATCAATGGTTGTGTCACGATTAATACTTTTTTCACTCCTTCTCAATTATTATCTTTTTTAGGGGAAATAGAGTTACAATTTGGCAGAGAAAGAAAGGAAAAATGGGGTGCAAGAACCCTTGATTTAGATATTATTTTATACGATAATTTAATTATTGATTTACCTAACTTAAAAATACCTCATATTCTAATGAGAGAAAGGGCTTTTGTTTTAATTCCTTTGGCAGAAATTGCTTCAAATTGGCTTGACCCTGTGACAATGCTAACGGTGGAAGATTTAAAGAATAATCTTAATTATAATAAGGATGATATTATTAAAATATCTTCTTGTTAA
- a CDS encoding shikimate kinase, whose product MNKLLRGLNIYLIGMMGSGKSTVGKFLAHKLEYRFLDTDNTIEMLSQKTINKIFEEDGENAFRTLENQVLGEVSSYLHTVISTGGGIVLKKDNWAHLRDGMVIWLDVPVDVLVDRLKNDHTRPLLKDTDLTQKLRNILEERKSLYQQADITIYVTKKQSTEDIVAEIIQVIPTKIKPEFNPDLN is encoded by the coding sequence ATGAATAAATTATTAAGGGGTTTAAATATATACTTAATTGGTATGATGGGTTCTGGAAAAAGTACAGTGGGGAAGTTTCTTGCCCATAAGTTAGAATATCGTTTTTTAGATACTGATAATACCATAGAAATGCTTAGTCAAAAAACTATTAATAAAATTTTTGAAGAAGATGGAGAAAATGCTTTTCGGACTTTAGAAAATCAAGTTTTAGGAGAGGTTTCTAGCTATTTACATACTGTGATTAGCACTGGTGGTGGTATTGTTTTAAAAAAAGATAATTGGGCTCATTTACGAGATGGTATGGTAATTTGGTTAGATGTTCCTGTAGATGTTTTGGTTGATAGATTGAAAAATGACCATACTAGACCTTTATTAAAAGATACTGATTTAACTCAAAAATTAAGGAATATTTTAGAAGAAAGAAAAAGTCTTTATCAACAGGCTGATATAACTATTTATGTTACCAAGAAACAATCTACGGAAGATATTGTCGCAGAAATTATTCAAGTTATTCCTACTAAAATTAAGCCTGAATTTAATCCAGATTTAAATTAA
- a CDS encoding EVE domain-containing protein, whose product MKSEPSAYSIEDLQKEKITIWDGVRNYQARNILREMKKGDLAFFYHSNCKPPAIVGLMEVVETNIVDPTQFDRTSDYFDVKSTPEKPRWHTVKVKFKERFAQPLPLETLKQKFNPDDFLVVKKGNRLSVMPVKNTIAQEIFNLTRTF is encoded by the coding sequence ATGAAATCTGAGCCGAGCGCTTATAGTATCGAAGATTTACAAAAAGAAAAAATAACTATCTGGGATGGGGTGAGAAATTATCAAGCTCGTAATATCCTTAGGGAAATGAAAAAAGGAGATTTAGCTTTTTTTTATCATTCCAATTGTAAACCTCCCGCCATTGTAGGATTAATGGAAGTAGTAGAAACCAATATAGTTGATCCTACCCAGTTTGATCGCACCTCAGACTATTTTGATGTCAAATCAACCCCTGAAAAACCCCGTTGGCATACAGTAAAAGTAAAATTTAAAGAACGATTTGCTCAACCATTACCCCTCGAAACCCTAAAACAAAAATTTAATCCCGATGATTTTTTGGTAGTTAAAAAAGGTAATCGATTATCCGTAATGCCCGTTAAAAATACCATTGCCCAAGAAATTTTCAACTTGACTAGAACTTTTTGA
- a CDS encoding creatininase family protein — protein sequence MIHGFIPPERFFAYLTWQEIDQMSDKENVVIIQPIGAIEQHGHHLPLVVDSAISQGVLGKALEGLSPAIPAYALPTLYYGKSNEHLDFPGTISLSAETLLRVLRETAESIYRAGFRKLVLMNSHGGQPQILDIISRDLHQEHHDFLVFPFFTWRVPHITKDLMTEREGKEGIHAGDAETSLMLSLLPHQVKMNLAVREYGKDLGKDSLLSLEGRLPFPWITKELSKSGVIGDATVATKDKGDRILESLTKGWIELIEDIYEYQQS from the coding sequence ATGATTCACGGTTTTATTCCCCCAGAGCGTTTTTTTGCCTATCTTACATGGCAAGAAATTGACCAGATGTCCGATAAAGAAAATGTAGTTATAATTCAACCCATAGGGGCGATCGAGCAACATGGACACCATCTGCCTCTGGTGGTGGATTCGGCGATTAGTCAGGGGGTGTTAGGGAAGGCTTTGGAGGGTTTATCTCCTGCTATTCCAGCCTATGCTTTACCGACTCTGTATTATGGAAAATCTAACGAACATTTAGACTTTCCTGGTACTATCAGTTTATCTGCGGAAACTCTGTTAAGGGTATTGAGGGAAACCGCAGAGAGTATTTATCGGGCTGGGTTTCGTAAGTTAGTGTTGATGAATTCCCACGGAGGGCAACCCCAGATATTAGATATTATTAGCCGTGATTTGCACCAAGAGCATCATGATTTTTTGGTGTTTCCTTTTTTTACTTGGCGTGTACCTCATATTACTAAGGATTTGATGACGGAGAGGGAAGGAAAGGAGGGGATTCATGCAGGGGATGCGGAAACGAGTTTGATGTTATCTCTTTTGCCCCATCAAGTAAAAATGAATTTGGCGGTAAGGGAATATGGGAAGGATTTGGGTAAGGATAGTTTGTTATCCCTTGAGGGGCGTTTACCTTTTCCTTGGATAACAAAAGAGTTGAGCAAAAGTGGGGTAATTGGTGATGCGACAGTGGCGACAAAGGATAAGGGCGATCGCATCTTAGAATCTCTTACCAAGGGCTGGATAGAATTAATAGAAGATATATACGAATACCAACAATCATAG